From Streptomyces sp. NBC_00775, one genomic window encodes:
- a CDS encoding thioesterase II family protein — translation MTQVMCLPYAGAGAGVYRPWKALASDRARAVPIQLPGREEEFTKACWTDFAEAAASTAERIVAAAAGQPFVIFGHSFGALLAYETVRHLLATGGPLPRRLIVSGSRSPRHRGYLPLSDNDDEAVAGLELDGQRGFEALNHPELRALLLPVLRADARLLSTYEPSGLDPLPVPLTALRGTTDTVAAPVEEWDDWKTFTTEEYTALHLPGGHLYLLDAMPELWRVIEEQL, via the coding sequence ATGACACAGGTCATGTGTCTGCCGTACGCGGGAGCGGGAGCGGGGGTGTACCGCCCCTGGAAGGCCCTGGCCTCGGACCGCGCACGCGCCGTGCCCATTCAACTCCCCGGCCGCGAGGAGGAGTTCACCAAGGCGTGCTGGACCGACTTCGCCGAGGCCGCGGCGAGCACCGCCGAGCGGATCGTCGCGGCGGCGGCCGGACAGCCGTTCGTGATCTTCGGGCACAGCTTCGGCGCGCTCCTCGCCTACGAGACCGTCCGTCATCTGCTCGCCACCGGCGGCCCGTTGCCACGGCGGCTGATCGTCAGCGGCTCGCGCAGCCCACGGCACCGCGGCTACCTCCCGCTCAGCGACAACGACGACGAAGCCGTCGCCGGCCTGGAACTGGACGGGCAGCGGGGCTTCGAGGCGCTCAACCACCCCGAGCTGCGTGCCCTGTTGCTGCCCGTGCTGCGCGCCGACGCGCGGCTGCTGAGCACCTACGAGCCCAGCGGACTCGACCCGCTGCCGGTGCCGCTCACCGCGCTGCGCGGGACCACGGACACCGTGGCCGCCCCCGTCGAGGAGTGGGACGACTGGAAGACCTTCACCACCGAGGAGTACACCGCCCTGCATCTGCCCGGCGGTCACCTCTATCTGCTGGACGCCATGCCGGAGCTGTGGCGCGTCATCGAGGAGCAGCTGTGA
- a CDS encoding condensation domain-containing protein, producing the protein MRLELPSQQQQQQHQQPHQQPEPEPQSQSRPVSPAERQFWFAERIAPGSPAWRVLSAIRVEGPLDRAALTEAARRVVARHPALRSVFTAKGGRLLRTVVPAAAEPPLLPLAPCAGFRDAERALSAPDLLDLDHGRHLALALAPDPGAATADGGPDTYGTAPVPAATLYVLTHHIAYDGLSHEVFTADLARAYARTVAGEPEPPAPPRSHGTPPEPSAARGEELVAYWRAALDGVPDLPVEGPGPSQRELAGAEVRTHRVRFADGLGPAVRDAARRAACPPFAVLLTAYGQALAELSGADDFCVGTPVSLRTPDQADEIGCLLTTLPVRLRHLDAPAALPRVWETFTDGVLHMELPYDETVRATRTRPSRRMPLHQALFAYESWQRPLHPAGPVRMHTVPVYPLGAQAEIQFQLNELPGARLEGVLQAPADGVWAGRLPALAAAVTRRLVASAPNAPTIEEKVR; encoded by the coding sequence ATGAGACTCGAACTCCCTTCGCAGCAACAGCAGCAACAGCACCAACAGCCGCACCAGCAGCCGGAGCCGGAGCCGCAGTCGCAGTCGCGGCCCGTCTCGCCGGCCGAGCGCCAGTTCTGGTTCGCCGAGCGGATCGCGCCGGGTTCCCCCGCCTGGCGCGTGCTCAGCGCGATACGGGTCGAAGGGCCGCTCGACCGGGCGGCGCTGACCGAGGCGGCCCGCCGGGTCGTCGCGCGCCACCCCGCGCTGCGCTCGGTGTTCACCGCCAAGGGCGGGCGACTGCTGCGCACGGTCGTCCCGGCGGCGGCCGAACCGCCGCTGCTGCCGCTGGCTCCCTGCGCCGGCTTCCGGGACGCGGAGCGGGCACTGTCCGCCCCGGACCTGCTCGACCTGGACCACGGCCGCCATCTCGCCCTCGCGCTCGCCCCGGACCCCGGTGCGGCCACGGCGGACGGCGGCCCGGACACGTACGGCACCGCCCCCGTGCCCGCCGCCACGCTCTATGTGCTGACGCACCACATCGCGTACGACGGGCTGTCCCACGAGGTGTTCACGGCCGACCTGGCCCGTGCCTACGCCCGGACGGTCGCGGGCGAGCCCGAGCCGCCCGCGCCGCCCCGGTCGCACGGCACCCCGCCGGAACCGTCCGCCGCCCGCGGGGAAGAGCTCGTCGCCTACTGGCGTGCCGCACTCGACGGCGTACCCGATCTGCCCGTCGAAGGCCCCGGCCCCTCGCAGCGCGAACTCGCCGGTGCCGAGGTCCGCACGCATCGCGTCCGGTTCGCCGACGGCCTCGGCCCCGCGGTGCGGGACGCCGCCCGGCGCGCCGCCTGCCCGCCGTTCGCGGTGCTGCTCACCGCGTACGGGCAGGCGCTCGCCGAACTCAGCGGCGCGGACGACTTCTGCGTCGGTACGCCGGTCTCCCTGCGCACCCCGGACCAGGCCGACGAGATCGGCTGTCTGCTCACCACGCTGCCGGTGCGGCTGCGGCACCTCGACGCGCCCGCCGCGCTGCCCCGGGTGTGGGAGACGTTCACCGACGGCGTCCTGCACATGGAGCTGCCGTACGACGAGACGGTCCGCGCCACCCGGACGCGGCCGAGCCGCCGGATGCCGCTCCACCAGGCCCTGTTCGCCTACGAGAGCTGGCAGCGGCCGCTGCATCCGGCGGGACCGGTACGGATGCACACCGTTCCCGTGTACCCGCTGGGCGCCCAGGCGGAGATCCAGTTCCAGCTCAACGAGCTGCCGGGCGCCCGCCTCGAAGGCGTCCTGCAGGCCCCGGCCGACGGGGTCTGGGCAGGCAGGCTGCCCGCACTCGCGGCGGCCGTCACCCGTCGGCTCGTCGCGTCGGCCCCGAACGCACCGACGATTGAGGAGAAGGTCCGATGA
- a CDS encoding SDR family oxidoreductase, whose product MTPLHPAPPTGRLEGRTAVITGAARGAGRACALAFAAEGADLVLLDTAADIAGVPYPLGTESQLAYTAEQCGKLGAAVLTAAVDVRDLDALTRLRETATARFGPPDLLVNNAGVVAPSGRPVHETAEEDWQLMLDIDLSGAWRTTKVFAPAMVERRQGSIVNIASTAGLVGYRNFAGYVAAKHGLVGLTKASALDYASHRVRVNAVCPGNIRDEPAMDGRMLSEVARALDIPAQEHEALFTADQPMHTLVDPEDVAAAALWLASDASRHVTGTTVTVDAGYTVR is encoded by the coding sequence ATGACCCCGCTGCACCCCGCCCCGCCCACCGGCCGCCTCGAAGGCCGCACCGCGGTGATCACCGGAGCCGCCCGCGGGGCCGGACGTGCCTGCGCGCTCGCCTTCGCGGCCGAGGGCGCCGACCTGGTCCTGCTCGACACGGCCGCCGACATCGCCGGGGTCCCGTACCCGCTGGGCACCGAGAGCCAGCTCGCGTACACCGCCGAGCAGTGCGGCAAGCTCGGCGCCGCCGTCCTGACCGCGGCCGTCGACGTACGGGACCTGGACGCGCTGACCCGGCTGCGGGAGACGGCGACCGCCCGCTTCGGTCCGCCGGACCTGCTGGTCAACAACGCGGGCGTGGTCGCTCCCTCCGGGCGGCCGGTGCACGAAACGGCCGAGGAGGACTGGCAGTTGATGCTCGACATCGACCTGAGCGGGGCCTGGCGCACGACCAAGGTGTTCGCGCCCGCGATGGTCGAGCGGCGCCAGGGATCGATCGTGAACATCGCCTCCACCGCCGGCCTGGTCGGCTACCGCAACTTCGCCGGGTACGTCGCGGCCAAGCACGGTCTCGTCGGTCTGACCAAGGCGAGCGCGCTCGACTACGCCTCCCACCGGGTGCGGGTCAACGCGGTCTGCCCGGGCAACATCCGCGACGAGCCCGCGATGGACGGCCGGATGCTCTCGGAGGTGGCGCGCGCCCTGGACATCCCCGCCCAGGAGCACGAGGCGCTGTTCACCGCGGACCAGCCGATGCACACCCTCGTCGACCCCGAGGACGTGGCCGCCGCCGCCCTGTGGCTGGCGAGCGACGCCTCGCGCCATGTCACCGGCACCACCGTGACGGTCGACGCCGGATACACGGTGCGGTGA
- a CDS encoding MFS transporter — translation MSAAPGTTVSGARTASAGRRSPLAALLTAQYLSAFGNAITVVTVPLYVLHTTGSTATTGLAGFIGAVPLIFAGAVGGVLVDRFGGRRLSVLSDLAAGLLVLLVPLLDATTGLPIPLLLALLFARTVVATPATAARMTLLKPVTENAGARLESVNSWYQAAPRLGLVAGAPLAGVLVAATDSVVGMYVDAGTFLVAAALVTFAVPGGEANKGSAQSGFGFFGQLREGMALVRTMPVIGAMTAFVVVTNFLDDAFTPLFLPVYAQDVLHSSAAMGWFLGAVGIGSIVGTFLYGPASRTFLSSRRYTLFGCFAMVAVLRLLLVLQPGAVGVTVICFLTGVAGGPLNPMLSTVMLERVPEELRGRVFGLTGAMALTSAPLGVLTAGWLVDLAGLRVPMLCFALVYLVLIAASWRRPALKDMDVRPAADGPRAAEEADGAVTFTSTASADSSVETDRALDTGPGKVRTR, via the coding sequence ATGAGCGCGGCGCCCGGCACGACGGTGAGCGGCGCCCGCACCGCGTCGGCAGGCCGCCGAAGCCCGCTCGCCGCTCTCCTCACGGCCCAGTACCTGTCGGCGTTCGGCAACGCGATCACCGTGGTGACCGTGCCGTTGTACGTGCTGCACACCACCGGCTCCACCGCCACCACCGGTCTCGCCGGCTTCATCGGCGCGGTCCCGCTGATCTTCGCGGGGGCCGTCGGCGGCGTCCTCGTCGACCGCTTCGGCGGGCGCCGGCTGAGCGTGCTGTCGGACCTGGCGGCGGGTCTGCTCGTCCTGCTCGTGCCACTGCTCGACGCGACCACGGGGCTGCCCATCCCGCTGCTGCTCGCCCTGCTCTTCGCGCGGACCGTGGTGGCGACACCCGCGACCGCGGCCCGCATGACCCTGCTCAAACCGGTCACCGAGAACGCGGGCGCGCGCCTGGAGAGCGTCAACTCCTGGTACCAGGCCGCCCCCCGGCTCGGCCTGGTGGCCGGTGCTCCGCTGGCGGGTGTGCTGGTCGCCGCGACCGACTCGGTCGTCGGCATGTACGTCGACGCCGGCACCTTCCTGGTCGCCGCCGCCCTGGTGACGTTCGCGGTGCCCGGCGGCGAGGCCAACAAGGGCTCCGCGCAGAGCGGCTTCGGCTTCTTCGGCCAGCTGCGGGAGGGCATGGCACTGGTCAGGACGATGCCGGTGATCGGCGCCATGACCGCGTTCGTGGTGGTCACCAACTTCCTCGACGACGCCTTCACCCCGCTGTTCCTGCCGGTGTACGCGCAGGACGTGCTGCACAGCAGCGCGGCCATGGGGTGGTTCCTCGGGGCGGTCGGCATCGGCTCGATCGTGGGCACCTTCCTGTACGGGCCCGCCAGCAGGACCTTCCTCTCCAGCCGCCGCTACACCCTCTTCGGCTGCTTCGCGATGGTCGCGGTGCTGCGGCTGCTGCTCGTACTCCAGCCCGGCGCCGTCGGCGTCACGGTGATCTGTTTCCTCACCGGTGTGGCCGGCGGGCCCCTCAACCCGATGCTGTCGACCGTCATGCTCGAACGCGTCCCCGAGGAGCTGCGCGGCCGGGTCTTCGGCCTCACCGGGGCCATGGCCCTCACCTCGGCCCCGCTCGGGGTCCTGACCGCCGGCTGGCTGGTGGACCTGGCCGGGCTGCGCGTCCCGATGCTGTGCTTCGCCCTCGTCTACCTGGTCCTGATCGCGGCGAGCTGGCGTCGGCCCGCGCTCAAGGACATGGACGTACGGCCGGCCGCCGACGGGCCCCGCGCGGCCGAGGAGGCCGACGGAGCCGTGACGTTCACGTCAACTGCCTCCGCCGACAGCTCCGTTGAGACGGACCGGGCCTTGGACACGGGCCCGGGAAAGGTGCGTACCCGATGA